A genomic segment from Candidatus Lernaella stagnicola encodes:
- a CDS encoding cupin domain-containing protein, translating into MSVKPYTDVPAEPVPGDEVQDVTMRVVIGPREGAPRFVMRVFEVAPGGYTPHHQHDFEHEIFFHTGKGEVQHAEDVIPVAPGHTAYVAPMAMHQIRNTGDEPLVFVCLVPAFVHA; encoded by the coding sequence ATGAGCGTCAAACCGTATACCGATGTCCCGGCCGAACCGGTCCCCGGCGATGAAGTGCAAGACGTGACGATGCGCGTGGTCATCGGCCCGCGGGAGGGCGCGCCCCGCTTCGTCATGCGCGTCTTCGAGGTCGCCCCGGGAGGATACACGCCGCACCATCAACACGATTTCGAGCACGAGATTTTCTTCCATACCGGAAAGGGCGAAGTGCAGCACGCCGAGGACGTCATTCCGGTCGCCCCCGGACACACCGCCTATGTGGCGCCGATGGCGATGCACCAAATCCGCAATACCGGCGACGAGCCCTTGGTGTTTGTGTGCCTCGTACCGGCTTTCGTTCACGCATGA
- the uvrB gene encoding excinuclease ABC subunit UvrB, whose translation MSAFKLVSEYQPTGDQPAAIDALTKGLESGRPHQTLLGVTGSGKTFTIANVIARLGRPALVLAHNKTLAAQLYGEFKQLFPENAVEFFVSYYDYYQPEAYIPSTDTYIEKDSSVNERIDRLRHSATRSVLTRRDVIIVASVSCIYGLGAPDFYRQMLTQFHVGQEIDRQQLLRHFVEMQYERNDVDFFRGTFRARGDVVEIFPAYEDEAAVRIEMFGDEIEAIRQIDPLRGVVLREMDSVAIFPNSHYVTPPDQMERATKAIRVELEERTEQLHGIEKWIEEQRLRERTLFDLEMMRELGYCNGIENYSRHLDGRAAGEPPSVLLDYFPDDFLMILDESHQTVPQLNAMFKGDRSRKANLVEYGFRLPSAMDNRPLRFAEFEERVGQLIFISATPGSYEMERCAGEIVEQIIRPTGLIDPEVEVRPIENQVDDLLEEIKTRIEKNQRVLVTTLTKRMAEDLTDYYRNLGVPVRYLHSEIDTLERTVILRELRQGKFFVLVGINLLREGLDLPEVGLVAILDADKEGFLRSATALIQTIGRAARNVEGKVIMYADKVTRSMGRALEETDRRREKQRQYNEEHGITPASIIKSISDVLASVYEADYVTVPVDEADEGDVRPEDLPVVIAQLKREMLDAAQNLDFERAATLRDRIDELEERQLGMRRTTPALKQAGARSRRPVRMKRR comes from the coding sequence ATGAGCGCCTTCAAGCTCGTCTCCGAATACCAACCGACCGGTGACCAGCCGGCGGCCATCGACGCGCTGACCAAGGGCTTGGAATCCGGACGCCCCCACCAAACACTGTTGGGCGTCACCGGCTCGGGGAAGACCTTCACCATCGCCAACGTGATCGCCCGCCTCGGACGCCCCGCCCTGGTCCTGGCGCACAACAAAACGCTCGCCGCCCAACTTTACGGCGAGTTCAAGCAATTGTTCCCCGAAAACGCCGTCGAGTTCTTCGTGTCTTACTACGACTACTATCAGCCCGAGGCGTATATCCCTTCGACCGACACCTACATCGAAAAAGACTCGTCGGTGAACGAGCGCATCGACCGCTTGCGCCACAGCGCCACACGCAGCGTCCTGACCCGCCGCGACGTCATCATCGTCGCTTCAGTGAGTTGCATCTACGGGCTGGGCGCGCCGGATTTCTACCGGCAAATGCTCACGCAATTCCACGTCGGCCAGGAAATCGACCGCCAGCAGTTGCTGCGGCATTTCGTCGAAATGCAATACGAGCGCAACGACGTCGATTTCTTCCGCGGCACCTTTCGGGCGCGCGGCGACGTGGTGGAGATTTTTCCAGCCTACGAGGACGAAGCCGCAGTGCGGATCGAGATGTTCGGTGACGAAATCGAAGCCATCCGCCAAATTGATCCCCTACGCGGCGTGGTTCTGCGCGAGATGGACAGCGTGGCGATTTTCCCCAACAGCCACTACGTCACGCCCCCCGATCAAATGGAGCGCGCGACCAAGGCCATTCGCGTCGAACTCGAAGAACGCACCGAACAATTGCACGGCATCGAAAAATGGATCGAGGAACAACGCCTGCGCGAACGCACCCTCTTCGACCTGGAAATGATGCGCGAGCTTGGTTACTGCAACGGCATCGAGAATTACAGCCGCCACCTCGACGGCCGCGCCGCGGGCGAACCGCCCAGCGTTTTACTCGATTACTTTCCCGACGACTTCCTGATGATCTTGGACGAATCGCACCAAACCGTTCCGCAGCTCAACGCCATGTTCAAAGGTGACCGCAGCCGCAAAGCGAACCTCGTCGAGTACGGCTTCCGCCTGCCCTCCGCAATGGATAACCGCCCGCTGAGGTTCGCTGAGTTTGAAGAGCGCGTCGGCCAACTTATCTTTATCTCGGCCACACCGGGGTCGTACGAGATGGAAAGGTGTGCCGGCGAGATCGTCGAGCAGATCATCCGCCCGACCGGGTTGATCGATCCCGAAGTGGAAGTCCGCCCGATCGAGAACCAAGTGGACGACCTGCTCGAGGAGATCAAGACCCGCATCGAGAAAAACCAGCGCGTGCTGGTGACGACGCTGACCAAGCGCATGGCCGAAGACTTGACCGATTACTACCGCAACCTCGGCGTCCCCGTCCGCTATCTGCACAGCGAGATCGACACCCTCGAACGAACCGTCATCTTGCGGGAACTGCGGCAGGGCAAATTCTTCGTGCTCGTCGGCATCAACCTGCTGCGGGAGGGTCTCGACCTGCCGGAAGTCGGCCTCGTGGCGATTCTCGACGCCGACAAAGAGGGCTTCTTGCGCTCGGCCACGGCCCTCATTCAGACTATCGGTCGCGCGGCGCGCAACGTGGAGGGCAAGGTGATCATGTACGCCGACAAAGTCACGCGCTCGATGGGTCGCGCGTTGGAGGAGACCGATCGCCGGCGCGAGAAGCAGCGGCAATACAACGAAGAGCACGGCATCACGCCGGCATCGATCATCAAGAGTATCTCGGACGTGCTGGCCAGCGTCTACGAGGCGGATTACGTCACCGTGCCCGTCGACGAGGCCGATGAGGGCGACGTGAGACCCGAGGACCTGCCCGTGGTCATCGCGCAATTGAAGCGCGAAATGCTCGACGCCGCGCAGAACCTCGACTTCGAGCGCGCCGCGACGCTCCGCGACCGAATCGACGAACTGGAAGAGCGCCAACTCGGAATGCGGCGTACCACCCCCGCGCTCAAGCAAGCCGGTGCGCGCAGCCGGCGGCCCGTTCGCATGAAGCGCCGTTAA
- a CDS encoding class I SAM-dependent methyltransferase: MSNKNIDLLVRLQSLADKEPHPNSWCFFPWDDPEISRRTLALHLNPEHDQASRQPDQVEAETAFLDGLFTDTLSQPARICDLTCGPGLYAMRFAQMGHKVTGVDFAPAAIEHARAEAAKRKLAIDFVLEDARRVDFAPQSFDAVYVLYAQANAFPEDDFRRLLSRIRSWIAPGGVLVLDLASRWQLMEDIGRSWMVCERSIFCDSRHLWLEEKRFFRTRNTQVHRVFTLDLKTERLTECSIWHRAYEPPEIENILRECGWRLESLFGDLLGNPYREGRTPWLVTVARPDAE, from the coding sequence ATGAGCAACAAAAATATCGACTTGCTGGTGCGGCTGCAATCGCTGGCCGATAAGGAACCACACCCGAATTCCTGGTGCTTTTTCCCCTGGGACGACCCGGAGATTTCGCGCCGGACACTGGCGCTGCACTTGAATCCCGAGCATGACCAGGCGAGTCGGCAACCCGACCAAGTGGAAGCCGAAACTGCGTTTTTGGACGGGTTGTTCACCGACACCCTTTCCCAGCCCGCCCGGATCTGTGATCTAACCTGCGGCCCCGGGTTGTATGCCATGCGCTTCGCGCAAATGGGACACAAAGTGACCGGCGTCGATTTTGCGCCGGCCGCTATCGAGCACGCCCGCGCCGAGGCCGCGAAACGCAAGCTGGCCATCGACTTCGTCCTAGAAGATGCGCGCCGGGTCGATTTTGCGCCGCAAAGTTTCGACGCCGTATATGTCTTGTACGCGCAGGCCAACGCGTTTCCTGAAGATGATTTTCGCCGCTTGCTCTCGCGCATCCGTTCGTGGATCGCGCCCGGCGGTGTGCTGGTCCTCGACCTCGCGTCTCGGTGGCAATTAATGGAAGACATCGGCCGCTCGTGGATGGTCTGCGAGCGAAGCATCTTTTGCGACAGTCGCCACCTATGGCTGGAAGAGAAGCGTTTTTTCCGCACGCGTAACACGCAGGTCCACCGTGTTTTCACCCTCGACTTGAAAACCGAACGGCTCACGGAGTGCAGCATCTGGCATCGCGCCTACGAGCCGCCCGAAATCGAAAACATACTGCGCGAATGCGGTTGGCGGCTGGAGTCGCTGTTCGGCGATCTGCTCGGGAATCCGTACCGTGAGGGTCGGACACCCTGGCTGGTCACGGTTGCCCGCCCCGACGCCGAGTGA
- a CDS encoding PKD domain-containing protein, which produces MWRRFFLVLLVVVFIPALAAAATVKTVAQVYAPNWQTIDRLSTFPIGFEECDRPGYVQIVTSHDAIDDLVDAGFEVDILIDDLDQWVAARRVGSAEAAQLDVPSDDRPVLDHYFDHGEVCDFLNDLAATYPTLMTVEVVGQSVLGRDLHLVKISDNVTTNENEPALFFENNIHGDEIAAYVHALHIIEWLLTEYGTNPDVTAMINEREIFFVPLTNPDGNYDHPTYGRSRYNENGVDMNRNNGYMWDPYEYNSGPALHSEPETQTLANVWVDHQPFVFGVSAHSGTVSISLPWSYHYDEPGDWDEFDYLGENYCDVCLDPLLNDWFQGSSGMYKIHGSTKDEMYGSHGIAAWTVELSYAKECAFSTAIGVAEDHEPSMLWLMQQASEGLHGVVQTSAKEPIAATVFVDGKWYTFNDPEVGDFHKFLLPGTYDVTIEADGYEAYTETVVVADGAPATMTVIPTPDDTPKTFAYRWLQSECPNSEDSHLDAHNVLGRTDGDYFSIGNGGSVLLDLGPGGIADGAGNDIAVYESYTDGDEDFTLYGKVAWADEWVEIGSGLGTDEFDLNGTGLSSVRYVKIVDDSLDLGDAGQNDGYDLDAIGTPALIAAFSASATSGVIPLLVNFADQSSGTPTSWDWDFGDGDTSTDQNPQHTYDEEGYYTVSLTVVGAAGTDTIVRTNYINAYIGAPDPDFEGTPRQGEAPLAVQFTDLSTGSIADYLWDFGDGATSTDQDPLHTYDDAGRYTVKLTTTGPGGEEFERKFNYVTAQCPLPEVDFEADVVSGDAPLTVHFTDLSTAGAGCNISGYQWSFGDGQTSTLASPTHVFQNPGTYDVQLTASTTAGSDTELKVEYINADGGDDDDTTDDDAVDDDASDDDASDDDSGDDDDDDDDNNDSAGDDDDDNDNDSGGCF; this is translated from the coding sequence ATGTGGCGTCGTTTTTTTCTCGTACTTCTTGTGGTTGTTTTTATCCCCGCACTCGCGGCCGCCGCGACGGTCAAGACTGTGGCGCAGGTGTATGCGCCGAATTGGCAAACCATCGACCGCCTGTCGACGTTCCCGATCGGTTTTGAGGAATGCGACCGGCCCGGTTATGTGCAAATCGTTACTTCCCATGACGCGATTGACGATCTGGTCGACGCCGGCTTCGAAGTCGATATCCTCATCGACGACCTCGACCAATGGGTGGCGGCACGCCGCGTGGGCAGCGCTGAAGCGGCGCAGCTCGATGTCCCCAGCGACGACAGGCCCGTGTTGGACCACTACTTCGATCACGGCGAAGTGTGCGATTTCCTTAACGACCTGGCGGCCACCTACCCGACGCTGATGACGGTGGAGGTCGTGGGGCAAAGTGTATTGGGACGGGATCTACACTTGGTAAAGATTTCGGACAATGTTACCACCAACGAAAACGAACCGGCTCTGTTCTTCGAAAACAACATCCACGGCGACGAGATCGCCGCCTACGTGCACGCCTTGCATATCATCGAATGGTTGCTGACCGAGTACGGCACGAATCCGGACGTTACCGCCATGATCAACGAGCGCGAAATCTTCTTCGTGCCGTTGACCAATCCCGACGGCAACTACGACCACCCGACCTACGGACGCAGCCGGTACAACGAAAACGGCGTCGACATGAACCGGAACAACGGCTACATGTGGGATCCGTACGAGTATAACAGCGGCCCGGCCCTGCACTCTGAGCCTGAGACCCAGACCTTAGCCAATGTTTGGGTCGATCATCAGCCCTTCGTGTTCGGTGTTTCGGCGCACAGCGGCACCGTGTCGATCAGCCTGCCGTGGTCGTACCACTATGACGAACCCGGCGATTGGGATGAGTTCGACTACCTCGGCGAAAATTATTGCGACGTGTGCCTCGACCCGCTGCTCAACGATTGGTTCCAGGGCTCAAGCGGCATGTACAAGATTCACGGCTCGACGAAAGACGAAATGTACGGCAGCCACGGTATTGCCGCCTGGACCGTCGAGTTGAGCTATGCCAAGGAATGCGCTTTCTCCACCGCCATCGGCGTCGCCGAAGACCACGAGCCCTCGATGTTGTGGCTGATGCAACAGGCGAGTGAAGGCTTGCACGGCGTCGTACAAACATCAGCGAAGGAGCCGATCGCCGCTACGGTGTTCGTCGACGGCAAGTGGTATACCTTCAACGATCCCGAAGTCGGCGACTTCCACAAGTTCCTCCTACCCGGCACCTACGATGTCACCATCGAAGCCGACGGCTATGAAGCCTACACGGAAACCGTGGTCGTGGCCGACGGCGCCCCGGCAACGATGACCGTCATTCCGACCCCCGACGACACGCCGAAAACCTTCGCCTATCGCTGGCTTCAAAGCGAGTGCCCCAACAGTGAGGATTCGCACCTCGACGCACACAATGTTCTCGGCCGTACCGACGGTGACTACTTCTCCATCGGCAACGGCGGTTCGGTGCTGCTCGACCTGGGACCCGGCGGCATCGCCGACGGCGCCGGCAACGACATCGCCGTCTACGAAAGCTACACCGATGGCGATGAAGATTTCACACTGTACGGCAAAGTCGCGTGGGCCGATGAGTGGGTTGAAATCGGCAGCGGCCTCGGCACCGATGAGTTCGACCTGAACGGCACCGGCCTGTCTTCCGTGCGCTACGTGAAGATTGTAGACGACTCACTGGACCTCGGCGACGCCGGGCAAAACGACGGCTACGACCTGGACGCCATCGGCACGCCCGCGCTCATCGCCGCTTTTAGTGCGTCAGCCACCAGCGGCGTCATTCCCTTGCTGGTCAACTTCGCGGATCAGTCTTCCGGCACCCCGACCTCGTGGGATTGGGATTTCGGCGACGGCGACACGTCCACCGATCAAAATCCCCAGCACACTTACGACGAAGAAGGCTACTACACGGTTTCCTTGACCGTGGTCGGCGCGGCCGGCACCGACACCATCGTACGCACGAATTACATCAACGCCTATATCGGCGCGCCCGATCCCGATTTCGAGGGGACGCCGCGCCAGGGCGAAGCGCCGCTGGCCGTGCAGTTCACCGATCTGTCGACCGGCTCGATCGCCGACTACCTTTGGGACTTCGGCGACGGAGCTACCTCGACCGACCAAGACCCCTTGCACACCTACGATGATGCCGGGCGCTACACGGTCAAGCTGACTACCACGGGTCCCGGCGGCGAAGAATTCGAGCGTAAGTTTAATTACGTCACCGCGCAGTGCCCTCTGCCCGAGGTCGATTTCGAAGCCGACGTCGTCTCCGGCGACGCGCCGCTCACCGTTCACTTCACCGACTTGAGCACCGCGGGCGCCGGCTGCAACATCAGCGGCTATCAATGGAGCTTCGGCGACGGCCAGACCTCAACGCTGGCCAGCCCGACCCACGTGTTCCAGAATCCCGGCACCTACGACGTTCAACTCACCGCTTCGACGACCGCCGGGAGTGACACCGAGCTCAAAGTCGAATACATCAACGCCGACGGGGGCGATGACGACGACACCACCGACGACGACGCAGTCGATGACGACGCCTCTGATGACGATGCCTCCGATGACGACTCCGGGGACGACGATGACGATGACGACGACAACAACGATTCCGCGGGTGACGACGATGATGACAACGATAACGACAGCGGCGGCTGTTTCTGA
- a CDS encoding Gfo/Idh/MocA family oxidoreductase — translation MKTLRVAEIGMGWISHVHIQSLQMIPGVQVVCQWGLPGEDGKTFADKYGIPEFMSDYDALLARQDIDALSIGLPNYKHFEYAKKALEAGKHIMLEKPLVLRLAQADELLEIAKKNGLIIGYAEELCYVPKFVHAKKIADAGGLGDVFLVRQHEKHAGAYSPWFFKAETAGGGILMDMGCHAIECCRWVLGKPAVKSVYCQADLFVHKQITELDDHVIMIIEFETGQIAQVESSWTQKGGMISWLEIQGTEGNAHAELLQIGSGVRVYSEKGYSTGDFVEGDTNGWHFPDVEWLFNNGYPQEMADWVGCVRNGGTPVESGEDGRAVLEIMIAAYLSAAEGRKVIFPFDDPDDYDVPVDIWLRSRKK, via the coding sequence ATGAAAACCTTGCGCGTGGCGGAAATCGGCATGGGATGGATATCCCATGTTCATATCCAATCATTACAAATGATCCCCGGTGTCCAGGTCGTCTGCCAGTGGGGATTGCCGGGCGAAGACGGCAAGACCTTCGCCGACAAATACGGCATTCCGGAATTCATGTCCGACTACGACGCGTTGCTGGCGCGCCAAGACATCGACGCCTTGTCGATCGGTCTGCCGAACTACAAACACTTTGAATATGCCAAGAAAGCGTTGGAGGCGGGCAAGCACATCATGCTTGAGAAACCGCTCGTGCTGCGCCTTGCCCAAGCGGACGAACTTTTGGAAATCGCCAAGAAGAACGGATTGATTATCGGATACGCCGAGGAACTCTGTTACGTACCGAAGTTCGTCCACGCCAAGAAGATCGCCGACGCAGGCGGCTTGGGCGATGTGTTCCTGGTGCGGCAACACGAAAAGCACGCCGGCGCGTACTCGCCTTGGTTTTTCAAGGCCGAAACGGCCGGGGGCGGCATCTTGATGGACATGGGCTGCCACGCGATCGAGTGCTGCCGTTGGGTGCTCGGCAAGCCGGCGGTGAAGTCGGTGTACTGCCAGGCGGATTTGTTCGTGCACAAGCAGATCACCGAATTGGACGACCACGTGATCATGATCATCGAGTTCGAGACCGGGCAAATCGCCCAGGTAGAGTCGTCCTGGACGCAAAAGGGCGGCATGATCAGTTGGCTGGAAATTCAGGGCACCGAAGGCAACGCCCACGCCGAACTGTTGCAGATCGGCAGCGGCGTGCGCGTGTACTCGGAAAAAGGGTACAGCACCGGGGATTTCGTCGAGGGCGATACCAACGGTTGGCATTTCCCCGACGTGGAGTGGCTTTTCAACAACGGCTATCCGCAGGAAATGGCCGACTGGGTCGGTTGTGTTCGCAACGGCGGCACGCCGGTGGAGAGCGGTGAGGACGGCCGCGCCGTGCTGGAAATCATGATCGCCGCCTACCTTTCAGCCGCGGAGGGTCGGAAAGTCATATTCCCCTTCGACGACCCCGACGACTACGATGTGCCGGTCGACATTTGGCTGCGGTCACGCAAAAAGTAA
- a CDS encoding BadF/BadG/BcrA/BcrD ATPase family protein, giving the protein MAEKVYVGLDSGGTKTEVAILARNGAVLTQQLTGPVRLTARRASKTIVARTKEIISFSLEEAGAAWDDVAYFGFGMCGADYADELPAQRRSLARGLGIPEDEIALVNDGVAALWGGSDKQRAVILQLGTAFTAAYRSGFGSETPFDHLNAGVMMEVRRAILIAAARVWDGRLPKSILLELLLTHFEEKSPVDIMRKYVRGTLDTWKMLTVIVPWKTAVEKGDEVSLMILEEAAEIFAGDVCFMIDKIHNEPVDVVLGGGLLAYSPARFRRRIGELIRVQHPRVTIHPPRLQPAVGAAVMAAYLDGREPGPFYRGARASLKG; this is encoded by the coding sequence GTGGCGGAAAAAGTTTACGTCGGACTCGACAGCGGCGGTACCAAAACCGAAGTGGCGATCCTCGCCCGCAACGGGGCCGTTCTGACTCAGCAACTAACCGGCCCAGTGCGTCTGACGGCTCGACGCGCTTCGAAGACGATTGTCGCCCGCACGAAAGAAATCATCAGTTTCTCGCTCGAAGAGGCGGGGGCGGCGTGGGATGACGTGGCGTATTTCGGCTTCGGCATGTGCGGGGCCGACTACGCGGACGAACTACCCGCACAGCGCCGATCCCTGGCTCGCGGTCTCGGGATTCCGGAAGATGAAATTGCCCTGGTCAACGACGGCGTGGCAGCCCTTTGGGGAGGCAGCGACAAACAGCGCGCCGTGATTCTGCAGTTGGGAACGGCTTTCACGGCGGCCTACCGGTCCGGCTTTGGGTCCGAAACCCCTTTCGATCACTTGAACGCCGGGGTGATGATGGAAGTCAGGCGCGCCATCCTGATCGCCGCTGCGCGCGTGTGGGACGGGCGACTGCCGAAATCAATCCTCTTGGAATTACTGCTCACGCACTTCGAGGAAAAGAGCCCCGTGGACATCATGCGCAAATACGTGCGCGGCACACTCGATACGTGGAAAATGCTGACCGTCATCGTCCCGTGGAAAACCGCGGTGGAAAAGGGCGATGAGGTTTCGCTGATGATCCTGGAAGAAGCGGCGGAAATCTTCGCCGGCGACGTGTGTTTCATGATCGATAAAATTCATAACGAGCCGGTAGACGTTGTACTCGGTGGCGGCCTGCTGGCGTACAGCCCGGCGCGTTTTCGCCGACGGATCGGCGAATTGATCCGCGTGCAACATCCCCGCGTCACGATCCATCCGCCCCGCCTGCAGCCCGCTGTCGGAGCCGCCGTGATGGCCGCTTATTTGGACGGCCGGGAGCCGGGGCCGTTTTACCGTGGGGCGCGGGCCTCACTGAAGGGTTGA